GTGCCGACGGCTTCGCCGACGCGTTCGACCAGCTCGGGGTCCCAGGTGCTGGCCAGTCCGATGGCCTGGGGAAACACCGTGGCCGTCGCGGTGACCACCGCGCCGTCGTCGTGTCTGTCGGTCGACCACGCCAGCCCGTGCAGCGCCTCGGTGCCGGTTTTGAAGGCCGCGATGCCCAAGCGGGGGATGGCCGGTTGGTACTGGTGCAGCAGGGCGACCTTCTCGTCGCGGGTCAGTCTGCCCAGCAGGTCCTCCACCCGCTGCCGCGTGGGCAGCGCGGGGTCGCGGAACCCGGGCGAGCCGGGTGCTGCCGCCGCGGCGCTTCCGGGCAGGACGCCCGTCAGGGCCGTTCCGGCCGCGGCCCCGGCGGCCAGGGACAGCACGCGGCGGCGGGAGAGCGGATTCGGCGAGTTGGGGTGCATGGGACGCATCACCTCCGGAGACATCGACGATGTGTCGAAGCGATTCGACCATCGATCGATGGTTGTGCTCGGACACAGCGCGATGGCGAAAACTGTGGCACCGAACCCTGCTCCGGTCAACCGCTACTTCTGGCAGTTGTCCCGTGGTGTCAAGGCTTTTCCGTGGTGTGCTCTTGTGCTTTCCGTCATCGATCTCTAGCGTCGATCACGTCGGGTTTGTCGATGCGCTTCGATTGAGCGCAGTGCTGCGGAGCGCTTCGCGGGGACAGCGGTGGTCACTGCCGGGCGCGCTGCCCGGGGCTGCCGGGTCGGCGCCGTCCTGTTGAGACGACGAGGAGCTGTTGATGCTGGAAAGCCGCGAGGGCGGGCGAGTGCTCGAGGTGCGGGTGCGGCACGAGGTGATCCGGATCGAGCCGTGGGGCCGGGACGGCCTGCGGGTGCGGGTGGGCCGGCACGGCGTGGTCGACGATGTCCCCGGGGCGCTGCTCACTCCCCGGGAGCGGCCCGATGTGGACGTGCTGATCGAGCGGGATCACGGGCGGATCGTCAACGGTGCGCTGGCCGCGGTGGTCGAGCTCGTGCCCACCGACACCGGTCTGGTTCCGGTGCTGGCGTTCCGGCGCGGTGACACGGGCGCGGAGCTGCTCGGCGAGCGGCGCGCCCACTTCTGGTGGCCGGGCCCGCGGTCGTTCTTCGAGCACGGCGGTGGCTACGGCAGGTTGGAGCAGCGGTTCCACGCCTACGAGGACGAGAAGCTGTTCGGGCTCGGCCAGCACACGCACGGCAGGCTGGACCAGAAGGGGCTGGTGCTGGACCTGGTGCAGCGCAACGGCGAGGTCTCGATCCCGTTCCTGGTGTCCAGCCGTGGCTACGGGCTGCTGTGGAACACGCCCGGTGTGGGCCGGGTGGAGCTGGCCGAGAACGGGACCCGGTGGGTGGCCGACTCCGCGCGGGGCATCGACTACTGGGTGACCGCGGGCGACGGTCCGGCGGAGATCATGGAGCGCTACGCCGAGGCCACCGGTCATCCGCCGATGCTGCCGGAGTGGGCCAGTGGGTTCTGGCAGTCGAAGCTGCGCTACCGCGACCAGGAGGAGCTGCTGTCGGTGGCCCGCGAGCACAAGCGGCGGGGGCTGCCGATGTCGGTGATCGTGACCGACTTCTTCCACTGGACGCACCTGGGGGACTGGCGGTTCGACCCGGCCGAGTGGCCGGACCCGGACGGGATGGTGCGCGAGCTGGAGGAGCTGGGCATCAGGTTGATGGTCTCGATCTGGCCGTCGGTGAGCCCGTTGAGCGAGAACTTCCCGGAGATGCGGGACAACGGGCTGCTGGTGGACACCGAGCGCGGGGTTCCGGTGCACGCCCCGTGGCACGACAAGGGGTTCGGCACGGCGATGCCGGTCGCCTTCTACGACCCGACCAACCCGCGTGCGCGGGACTTCGTGTGGGAGCGGGTCAAGCGCAACTACTACGACAAGGGGATTCGGGCGTTCTGGTTGGACGCCTGCGAGCCGGAGCTGCAACCCGGCCACCCGCACAACCTGAGCTTTCACGCCGGTCCGGGCTCGGAGGTCGCCAACGTCTACCCGCGGGAGGGGGCGCGGGCCTTCCACGAGGGCAGCCGCGCCGCCGGTGACGACGAGGTGGTGCTGCTGTGCCGCTCGGCGTGGGCGGGAAGCCAGCGCTACGGGGCGGCGCTGTGGTCGGGTGACATCCCGGCCACGTGGGACTCGCTGCGGGCGCAGGTGCGGGCCGGGCTCAACGTGGCGCTGTCGGGGATCCCGTGGTGGACCACCGACATCGGCGGTTTCCACGGCGGGGATCCGGACTCGCCCGAGTACCGGGAGCTGGTGGTGCGCTGGTTCCAGTACGGGGCGTTCTGCCCGCTGTTCCGGTTGCACGGTGTGCGGGAGCCGCGGATGCCGTTCGGCCCGGACATGACCGGAGGGCCCAACGAGGTGTGGTCCTACGGGGACGAGGCGCTGGAGCTGATCGGTGAGACGTTGTGGCTGCGCGAGCGGTTGCGGCCCTATCTGAGCGAGCAGATGCGCGTGGCCCACGAGAGCGGGGTGCCGCCGATGCGTCCGCTGTTCGTGGACTTTCCCGCCGACGAGCGGGCCTGGCTGGTCGAGGACGGTTTCCTGCTCGGGCCGGATCTGCTGGTCGCCCCGGTGCTGCACGCCGGGCACCGGGATCGCGAGGTCTACCTTCCCGCCGGTGCCGTGTGGACGGACGCCTGGACCGGGCAGCGGCACACCGGGGGTGCGGTGGTGACGGTGGACGCTCCGCTGGGGCGGATTCCCGTGTTCCTGCGCGACGACGCCGAGGTGCCGGTGCGCGGGTGAACGCGGTGGGGCGCGGTGCGTGGTGGTGCCGTGCCGGTGCGGAAGAGTCAGGAGGAGGTAGCAGCGATGCGATTACCCAGGTTGGTCACCGTGGCCGTGGCCGTGCTGGCCACGCTCGGGCTCGGTGCGGGCGCGGCTTACGCGGCCGTGTGGGAGTCGTCGGAGAAGTTCGCGACCTGGTCCGATGGTGACTACATCGTGCGCAACAACATCTGGGGCAGTGGTGCCGGGTCCCAGACGATCTGGGCGAACTCCCACGGTGACTGGGGAGTGACGGCCGATCATCCGAACACCGGCGGGGTCAAGTCCTACCCGCACGTGGGCAGGACCGTGGACGAGTCGGTCGGCGCGATCGACGGGTTGAGCAGCGAGTTCGCCGTCACCGCGCCGGAGGCGGGCTCGTACGCCACCGCCTACGACATCTGGGTCAACAACCACGACTACGAGATCATGCTGTGGATGAACCAGCACGGTGCCGTCGGGCCCATCGGGTCCCGGGTGGACACCGTCGAGGTCGGTGGGCACCGGTGGGACGTGCACCGGGGCTCGAACGGCTCCAACGAGGTGTTCTCCTTCGTGCGCACCGGTGACACGAGCTCGGGGACGGTGGACGTCGAGGCGGTGCTGGACTGGATCGTCCAGCGCGGCTGGTTCGACTCCGGTGCCACGGTGGGTGAGGTCCAGTTCGGATTCGAGATCACCTCGTCCAGCGGTGGGCTGGACTTCGCCACCAGCCGCTACTCGTTGAGCGCGGGCTGACGACGCCGCGGTGCGGTTCGGCGGGTCGCCTCGCGGTGGCATCCCTCCGCGGGGCGGTCCGGTCGTCGTCGCCGGAGGCGGGTGGCGGGTTTTCCCGCCCGGTCGGGGGAGTCGCTGACGGGTTCGTGCGCGCGGTGATCGCGGTATCGTGATACGACGGTTACGCACGGTTGCACCGCGGGAGGAGCGGACGGTATGGACACGTGGTCGTCGACCGGGTGGGCAGCGATCTACGAGACCGAGGTGGAGGGCGAGCGCAAGCGCCGCTTCACGCCGGTACAGCGGTGGGGCGACGCGGGCGAGCCGATGGTGGTCGACGATTCCGAGCAGCACTGCCTGGTCGACGCGCGCACGGTGGAGGGCTTCGCGGGGCTGGACGTGTGCGCCCAGGTGGCCGGGGTGGCGTCGGCGGCGCCGGGCTGGTCGGTGTCGATCAAGTACCCCGGTGGGGACACGGAGACGCGGGCCGTGGCGGCCTGGGTGATCGAATCCGACGGGTCGGCGCAGCCGCTGGTGCCCGAGCACACGGGTGAGGGGCCGGTGACCGGTCTGATCCCGGCCGGGGCCGACATCGTGGACGAGTACCGGCTGCAGTGCTCGATCGACGTGGTGCCGCCGGGGAGCTGACCCGGCTGTTTTCCAGTTCTGCCTGTAATTGGGAGTTTTCCACAGCCCGGCCTGCGCTGCGGCTCGTTCGGTGGGGTCGGGTTCGGGCCGCGCGAGTGTCGGTGCTCGGTGTCAGAGTGACGGCGTAGCCACTCTCACGAGGGGAAGCGTCATGATCACTACTGATTTCGCGGCCGGAGCACCGTGCTGGCTCGACCTGGGGGTGCCGGATCCGGCGGGTGCGCAGGACTTCTACGGGGCGGTGTTCGGCTGGCGGTTCGAGTCGATGGATCCGGAGGGCAACCGCTACGGGGTGTTCCGCTCGCGCGGCAAGGTCGTGGCGGGGCTGGGGTCGCTCGACGAGGAGGGGGCTCGCCCGGCCTGGATGATCTATTTCAACGCGGCCGATGCCGACGAGGTGGCCGGCAGGGTGCGCCGGGCAGGCGGTGGGGTTCGTGTGGAGCCGTTCGATGCCGACGGCCAGGCGCGACTGGCCCAGTTCACCGATCCGCTGGGGGCGGAGTTCGCGGTGTGGCAGCCTCGTGGCAGCCGGGGGCTGGAGGCGGTCGACGAGTCGGGCTCGTTGATGTGGGTCGAGTTGTTCACCACCGATTCGGCCGCCGCCGTGGAGTTCTACGGCTCGTTGTTCGGCTGGAGCACGCGGGAGGTGCCCATGCCCGATGGGCAGGGCGCGTATTCGATCATCCGCCCGGCGGGCGGGGAGGAGAACCGCGCGCACGGCGGGATCGTGCAGGTGGGGGCTGACTTCTTCGACCAGCACGCGGGCAAGCCGTATTTCCACCCGGTTTTCGCCACCGCCGACTGCGACGCGGCGGTGGCGCGCGTGAGTGACGGCGGCGGGATCGTGAACATGGGCCCGGAGAGCACGGAGGGGGTGGGCCGGCTGGCGGTGTGCTCCGATCCGTTCGGCGCCGACTTCGTGGTGCTGGCTCCCGATCCGAGCTGACGGTCGGGGTCGTCGACGGGGTGTTGGCGGCACGTTCTCGCGGGAGGAGGGTGCACCGGGAACGAGCGAATCGGCCCCGGCGGGGCGTGGTGGTCGCTATGATCATCAGTGACGGGTCCGGTGCCGTCGTGCCGGCTGCGGGTCGGAGGCGGGACCTGGGCCTTCCGCGTCTGCCGTGCAGATCCGTTCGCCTTGTTGGGGGCCGAATTTGCCTTTCCTGTCCCGGATTCGCATCAACCCGTTCCGCGAGCAGAGCCGGAAGTTGTTGACCAGCTGCATGAGTTCTGGAGGTTGGTAACGCCTGCGTGCAGGCGTGAGGCCGGTGGCCGGTTTCCGGTCACAGTGTGGGGTCGATGGTAGTTGTCGTGGATGTTCCACACGTGTAGTGCCTGGGTGCGCTGGTGTTCGCTGGGCCAGGTGCGGGCGTAGAGGAACTCCTCAGCCAATCCGGTTGTAGCGTTCGACTTTGCCGTTGTGCCGGGGTGGTAGGGGTGATGCGCTGATGCTGGTTCCGCGCAGCACGGTGGCGAAGTCGCCGGCGCGGTAGCAGGTCCCGTTGTCGGTCATGATCCGCTGGATGAGTGTGGTGCCGTGTACGGCGAAGAACGCGCGTGCCCGGTGGGTGAATGCATGCGCTCGCCGTGCTGGCTTTCTCGTGCGGGAGCATCTCGGCGCAGGCCAGTCACGAGTGGCCATCGGCCGCGGAGTGCGGGGGAGACATATCCGGGCCGGGAACCGGCGGTCTTGCGGCGTTCGACGGTCGTGGGCCCGCCAGCCGCCGGATGTGGCCGACTTTCTTCACGTCGAGGTGGACCATGTGCCCGGCCCAGCTGGCGGTGATCATCCGCCGGGGCGTGCGGTTCAAGGCGCCGGTGGTGTCGATAAACCGGTGACGGTGCAGACCCAAGTGGTGCGGCTGGCGAGTGACCGTGCGGTGAGTTGTGCGCGCACCCTCGGTGGCCAGATCACTCGTGATTCGGTTCGCACACCACGTGCGGGCCCGCCGCCGTGATTCGATGCGGGCCACAGTTTGGCCGGGTGTGGTCGTCGGGTGCCGGTGCGGCGTCGAGGGCCGGTCGGCCAAACCGAGTTCACCGAACCGACGGTAGCGTGGTTGACCCACTTCGAGGAACACTGCCGCGAAATCCCCATATCAGCGGTGACATGAGCGATCGGACGACGCTGGCACCGAGCGACGCGACGACCCTCGATAGACAGCAGGGCATTACTGTGTGCCACGGGACGGTCCTTGCGGTTCGACGGACGAGGGACTTGGCGGTTCTCATCCAGCCGCCGCAAGACTCGTCCCTCCCACTCCGGCCTCACCCGGCGTCACAAGATCCCGCCCCGCAACAGCTGGCCCTCCCGGACCTACGCAACGCGAGTCGTGCGGGTGAGCTCCGATCGCGCGCACGTGCGAGGGCGAGAGTCGGTGTCACGTGATCGGACCACTGTCGACCGCCCGGGGCGGCGATCTCCGGCGAGATCACCGCCCCGGTACGGGAACATCACCACGAAAACCGCGGCCCTTGGACGAATTCCCGGTCACACCTCGCTCTCGACCCCACGCGCGTAGTTGTAGGAACGCAGCAGGATCCTCCACACGACCTCGATCTCGTCACGGTCGCGGGGACCGTAGACCAGCTGGGTGTTCTGGATCGGGTGAGGTACGCCCCAGCCCGCCTCGGTCACCAGCTTCTTGACCGTGGCCGGCAGGGTCATGTGCAGGCTGCTGTCCTGCACTGGATGCATGTGGGCGAACTCCCTGGCCCGTTTTATGAAGGCGTCGTCGGAACCGGTGCCGAAGTCCTGGGCGAGGTGGATCGCACGCGCCTCCGGGTAGGGGACGTGAGTCGGGGCGACGTAGACGCCCGCCAACGAGCGCATCCGCCCCCAGAGCTCCTCCTGCAGGTGGGTCGGTGCGGTCTGGTCGAGCTGGCCGTGTGGTACCGGCCCCCTGGTGCGCGGTTCCGGCCCGGGGCGCTCCGGCAGGTTGAACGTGGACATTACCCCTCCAGTGGGTGACACGCTTGGTATTTGTTCTCTTACCTGAAGTTATTTTTTCGTCGAACTGTGTTATGGAGTACAATTGCTGGTATGACTGTCGCGGCGAACATGCCAGTGGACGGCGTCGAGGCGACCGTCCAGCGGTGGGGTGCTCAGCGCCCCGACCTCGACGTTTCTCCGATAGCCGTGATTGGGTGGCTGACCACCGCGTCCCGGCAGATCGAACGGCGCCTGTCCGCCGTGCTGACCGAGTACGATCTGCAGAGCTGGGAATTCGACGTGCTGGCCACGCTGCGGACCGACGGCGAGCCCTACGAGATGTGTCCTGGAACGATCGGGGGGCATCTGCGGGTTTCCAACAGTGCGATGACCAACCGGATCAACCGCCTGGAGGAGGCCGGGCTGGTTGAGCGGCACTTCAGCCCGCACAACCGGCGGATCATCATCATCCGGCTCACCGAACAGGGTGTCGAGGTGACCAACCGGGCGATGAACGCCTACCTGGCCGAGGGCAGGAACGCGCTCGAGGCGCTCAGCCGGGAGGAGGTCGACCAGCTTTGCGGCCTGCTTCGCAAGCTCAGCACCGAAACCACCGCCGAGTCGGAGTGACCGCTCCGCGACGAGCGCACCGGTCATGATCCCGCTCCCGAGCTCGCGACGGTCAACGGCTCGACGCGGCGGAATCGTCGCGCCTGGTAGACCAGCGGGTCGCCACGGGTGGTACTGATCTCCACCGGCCTGCCGAGCAGAATGCTGTGGTCCCCCGCGTCCACGGTCTCGACCCGGCGGCACTGCAACCGCGCCAGCGCATCCGGATGAGTGGGCGCCCTCCGGCCACCGGCCACGAACCCGGAACCGCTGAAGCGGTCCGCCACCGGTTTGGCGAAGCGTTCCGCGAGCTCCCGCTGCTCCGCCGCCAGCACGCTGACCGCGAAGTTCTCGCACTCGGCGAAAACACCGTGAGAACGCGCCGACTTGGCCTGGCAGACCAGCAGCAGCAGCGGATCCACCGAGACCGAGGCAACCGAGCTCGCCGCGAAACCGATGGGCTCGGCGTGCTGGTTCAACGTGGTCACCACGCACACTCCGGCGGCCAGTGAGGACATGGCCTCCTTGAACTCGGCGACCAGTTCCTCGTGTGCCGGTTCCTCGCGCGCGGGCGCTCCCGAATCGAGGGTTACGACGGTGCGGCTCAACGATGCTCACTCCCAACGAGGTTCGCGGTACCGGGGTCGGTCGCGGACTCCCCCGCTCCCCGCTCGTCCAGCCAGACGCCGTCGGGTTCGCCGAACCACGCCGCTCCCGCTCGATCGCGGCTGAACACCGTGCGCCCGGCACGGATGGTCCGCTCGACCCGACCGGTGAACGTCCACCCCTGGTAAGCCGACCAGCCGCAGCGTGACCGGACTCCCTCCTCGTCGAGCATCCAGTTCGCGTCGGGATCGAACACGACCAGATCGGCGTCGGCACCCGGCCGGATCTCCCCCTTCCGCTCCAGCCCGAACATTCCCGCGGGGCCCTCGCCCAACAACCGGACGGCGACGCGCAGCAGCTCGTCGGTGTGCCGCTGCGGCAACCGCCTGCGCAGCCCGGTGAACAGGGCGGGGAACAGCTCCTGCACCCCGGGGAGGCCGGGCGGGGCATCCTCGGGTGAGCGGACCTTGTCGGAGAGCTCGTGCGGCGCGTGGTCACTGCCCAAGCAGGAGGCCTCGCCGTCGATCACCGCCGACCAGAGCCTTTCCTGATCGGTCCTGTCCCTGATCGCCGGGCTTAGCCTGATGCGGGCCCCCATGCGTTCCGTGTCCTCGGCGGTGAAGGAGAGGTGGTGCGCGGTGACCTCGAAACTCACCGGCAGTCCGGCGGCGCGTGCGGCGCTGAGCAGGTCGGCCTCCTCCCGGGACGAAACGTGCAGCACGTGGATGGGTGTGCCGTACCTGCGCACCAGCTCGATCAGCTTGGCGACCGCCACCACACCACCGCTTCGCGGCCGCAGCCGCTCGTAGTCGCGGTAGCGCCCCGGGACGCCGTGCCACTGGTCGAGCAGGTCGAAGACCTCGCTGTCCTCCGCGTGGAACAGCAACCGGAGCCCGTTGTCGGCTCCCCTGCGGAACAGCCCCTCCAGGGACTCCGCGTCACGGAGCACGTTCGGGGCGGTGTGGTGCCCGGCCAGGAAGGCCTTCGCGGAAGTGGCCTCCCTCGGGGTGAACCGCTCCAGTCGTTCCAGCCCCGACGGGTCCACCCCCGCGTGAAAGCGGTAGTCGACGAGACTGGTGCCCGCGATCTCCGCGTGCTTGTCGTGGGCGTCCGAGGGGTCGAACAGGGGTGGCTGGGTGTTCGGCATGTCGATCACGGTCGTGATCCCGCCGGCCACGGCCGCGCGGGAACCGTGCGCCCAGTCCTCCTTGTGCGTGAGACCGGGTGTCCGGAAGTGCACGTGGGAGTCGATCAGGCCGGGAAGCAGGTATCGTCCCTGCGCCGGGATCGTGCTCGCGGCGACCGCCTCGGTCCCCGGTTCCAGCAGCCTGGCGACTCGTCCCGCCGAAACGGCGACGTCCAGCCGTCGCACACCGTCTCCGGTGACCACGCGGGCACCGCGAATCAGCAGGTCGAACGTCTCGCTCGGAGTCACACCGTCCATGAGGTACTCACCAGTTCCCTGCTCAGATCGTTGGTCGGGCCCATGAGCGCGACAGCTCTGGCGTCGCGCTGCATGCGGTTGATCGGGTTCGTGCTGACGTAGCCGGTGCTCCCGAGCATGCGCGCGAGCGCCTGCACCACTTCCTCGGAGGTCTCGGCTGCGAAGATCTTGCTGTACAACGTCGTGTTCCCGGGAGCGCCCGAGGTTCCGGCCCCCGCACGTTCGACCAGCCCACGGGCGGCCTCGACCCGTGCGCGCAGCTCCACCAACCGGTGCCGCTGCGCCTGGTGCCCCAGCACCCCCTTGTTCCGGGCGAACTCCTGCACCAGGTCGCAGGCGGACTCGGCGATGCCCAGCGAAACGGCCCCCA
The sequence above is a segment of the Actinopolyspora saharensis genome. Coding sequences within it:
- a CDS encoding glycoside hydrolase family 31 protein, with product MLESREGGRVLEVRVRHEVIRIEPWGRDGLRVRVGRHGVVDDVPGALLTPRERPDVDVLIERDHGRIVNGALAAVVELVPTDTGLVPVLAFRRGDTGAELLGERRAHFWWPGPRSFFEHGGGYGRLEQRFHAYEDEKLFGLGQHTHGRLDQKGLVLDLVQRNGEVSIPFLVSSRGYGLLWNTPGVGRVELAENGTRWVADSARGIDYWVTAGDGPAEIMERYAEATGHPPMLPEWASGFWQSKLRYRDQEELLSVAREHKRRGLPMSVIVTDFFHWTHLGDWRFDPAEWPDPDGMVRELEELGIRLMVSIWPSVSPLSENFPEMRDNGLLVDTERGVPVHAPWHDKGFGTAMPVAFYDPTNPRARDFVWERVKRNYYDKGIRAFWLDACEPELQPGHPHNLSFHAGPGSEVANVYPREGARAFHEGSRAAGDDEVVLLCRSAWAGSQRYGAALWSGDIPATWDSLRAQVRAGLNVALSGIPWWTTDIGGFHGGDPDSPEYRELVVRWFQYGAFCPLFRLHGVREPRMPFGPDMTGGPNEVWSYGDEALELIGETLWLRERLRPYLSEQMRVAHESGVPPMRPLFVDFPADERAWLVEDGFLLGPDLLVAPVLHAGHRDREVYLPAGAVWTDAWTGQRHTGGAVVTVDAPLGRIPVFLRDDAEVPVRG
- a CDS encoding GH12 family glycosyl hydrolase domain-containing protein encodes the protein MRLPRLVTVAVAVLATLGLGAGAAYAAVWESSEKFATWSDGDYIVRNNIWGSGAGSQTIWANSHGDWGVTADHPNTGGVKSYPHVGRTVDESVGAIDGLSSEFAVTAPEAGSYATAYDIWVNNHDYEIMLWMNQHGAVGPIGSRVDTVEVGGHRWDVHRGSNGSNEVFSFVRTGDTSSGTVDVEAVLDWIVQRGWFDSGATVGEVQFGFEITSSSGGLDFATSRYSLSAG
- a CDS encoding VOC family protein, with translation MITTDFAAGAPCWLDLGVPDPAGAQDFYGAVFGWRFESMDPEGNRYGVFRSRGKVVAGLGSLDEEGARPAWMIYFNAADADEVAGRVRRAGGGVRVEPFDADGQARLAQFTDPLGAEFAVWQPRGSRGLEAVDESGSLMWVELFTTDSAAAVEFYGSLFGWSTREVPMPDGQGAYSIIRPAGGEENRAHGGIVQVGADFFDQHAGKPYFHPVFATADCDAAVARVSDGGGIVNMGPESTEGVGRLAVCSDPFGADFVVLAPDPS
- a CDS encoding luciferase family protein gives rise to the protein MSTFNLPERPGPEPRTRGPVPHGQLDQTAPTHLQEELWGRMRSLAGVYVAPTHVPYPEARAIHLAQDFGTGSDDAFIKRAREFAHMHPVQDSSLHMTLPATVKKLVTEAGWGVPHPIQNTQLVYGPRDRDEIEVVWRILLRSYNYARGVESEV
- a CDS encoding MarR family winged helix-turn-helix transcriptional regulator, whose protein sequence is MTVAANMPVDGVEATVQRWGAQRPDLDVSPIAVIGWLTTASRQIERRLSAVLTEYDLQSWEFDVLATLRTDGEPYEMCPGTIGGHLRVSNSAMTNRINRLEEAGLVERHFSPHNRRIIIIRLTEQGVEVTNRAMNAYLAEGRNALEALSREEVDQLCGLLRKLSTETTAESE
- a CDS encoding flavin reductase family protein — protein: MSRTVVTLDSGAPAREEPAHEELVAEFKEAMSSLAAGVCVVTTLNQHAEPIGFAASSVASVSVDPLLLLVCQAKSARSHGVFAECENFAVSVLAAEQRELAERFAKPVADRFSGSGFVAGGRRAPTHPDALARLQCRRVETVDAGDHSILLGRPVEISTTRGDPLVYQARRFRRVEPLTVASSGAGS
- a CDS encoding dihydroorotase, translated to MDGVTPSETFDLLIRGARVVTGDGVRRLDVAVSAGRVARLLEPGTEAVAASTIPAQGRYLLPGLIDSHVHFRTPGLTHKEDWAHGSRAAVAGGITTVIDMPNTQPPLFDPSDAHDKHAEIAGTSLVDYRFHAGVDPSGLERLERFTPREATSAKAFLAGHHTAPNVLRDAESLEGLFRRGADNGLRLLFHAEDSEVFDLLDQWHGVPGRYRDYERLRPRSGGVVAVAKLIELVRRYGTPIHVLHVSSREEADLLSAARAAGLPVSFEVTAHHLSFTAEDTERMGARIRLSPAIRDRTDQERLWSAVIDGEASCLGSDHAPHELSDKVRSPEDAPPGLPGVQELFPALFTGLRRRLPQRHTDELLRVAVRLLGEGPAGMFGLERKGEIRPGADADLVVFDPDANWMLDEEGVRSRCGWSAYQGWTFTGRVERTIRAGRTVFSRDRAGAAWFGEPDGVWLDERGAGESATDPGTANLVGSEHR